The nucleotide sequence GTTCTTTATTTGATATCAAAGACAATCTGGATGCCGGTTATTATTTTGATTTCACCGGTGCTGATGTCGGTCGGCGCATGCCCTTCAGTTTTTCCCATCGAACTGTCATAAGCTACGTATCGGTAAATCGGACCGTAATAGCTGCTGTTATCCATAATATAGGTTGGTTTACCCAGTGTCACTCCGGTTAATTCGGCGATTTGATTCGCTTTGGCGACCGCGTTTGCGATTGCGTTTGAGCGTGCTTCCTCATAGAAAACTTCGGGATTATCAACCGTGAAATTAATGCCGTTTATAACGGTATGTTCGCCGCCGGCGTCTACAACAGCATCGATAATACTGCCGGTCTGATCGGTATTTCTTACTTTAACTGTAATCGTATTGGAAACACAGTAACCGTACAAGAATCTGTTGCCGTCTTTATCCCAGCTCCAAGCAGGTGATATGTTGTAATTGGTTGTTTGAATATCCTTTTTATCGATATTATAGGTTTCCGTTACAGCCATAATCGCTGCCATTGATTCCGCTGCTTGTGCTTGCGCCGCCTCTAAAGAGTCCATCTGAACATAAACTCCTAAGTTCAGCACAGTAATATCGGGGATAACGCTTACTTCGCCGTTACCTGTTACCCAAATCCCGACGTTTTGCTGGCTTACAATCCCGCTTGCATCTTTATCGGAAGAAAGAGCAAACCCGAAAGCCCCCAGAGTTAAAAATATCAAAGCCGCTAGTGTAATTCCCGCAACAGACAATAATTTGTTACTCATTTTAACCTCCCCAAAAGTTATTTTGTTTTCCAAAAGATATAACGCAGATAAGATTCCGGAGATAGGGCACCGGAATTAAAAAATATTACTAATCAAAGGGAGGTGGTACAAAAATCGTGGTCTTAGTCTTTCTTTCAAAAACCGAGATATGGCTGTAAAAGTTTGCAAATAACGATATAATTATTATAAGAATCGGTTCTTTTGAAGGAGAAATAAATTTGGAGTGGCAGGAAATATTGGGTTTGGTCGGCGGTTTTTTTACGACCATGTCTTTGGTTCCGCAGGTTTTTAGATTATATC is from Dehalococcoidales bacterium and encodes:
- a CDS encoding SIMPL domain-containing protein (The SIMPL domain is named for its presence in mouse protein SIMPL (signalling molecule that associates with mouse pelle-like kinase). Bacterial member BP26, from Brucella, was shown to assemble into a channel-like structure, while YggE from E. coli has been associated with resistance to oxidative stress.), which encodes MSNKLLSVAGITLAALIFLTLGAFGFALSSDKDASGIVSQQNVGIWVTGNGEVSVIPDITVLNLGVYVQMDSLEAAQAQAAESMAAIMAVTETYNIDKKDIQTTNYNISPAWSWDKDGNRFLYGYCVSNTITVKVRNTDQTGSIIDAVVDAGGEHTVINGINFTVDNPEVFYEEARSNAIANAVAKANQIAELTGVTLGKPTYIMDNSSYYGPIYRYVAYDSSMGKTEGHAPTDISTGEIKIITGIQIVFDIK